NNNNNNNNNNNNNNNNNNNNNNNNNNNNNNNNNNNNNNNNNNNNNNNNNNNNNNNNNNNNNNNNNNNNNNNNNNNNNNNNNNNNNNNNNNNNNNNNNNNNNNNNNNNNNNNNNNNNNNNNNNNNNNNNNNNNNNNNNNNNNNNNNNNNNNNNNNNNNNNNNNNNNNNNNNNNNNNNNNNNNNNNNNNNNNNNNNNNNNNNNNNNNNNNNNNNNNNNNNNNNNNNNNNNNNNNNNNNNNNNNNNNNNNNNNNNNNNNNNNNNNNNNNNNNNNNNNNNNNNNNNNNNNNNNNNNNNNNNNNNNNNNNNNNNNNNNNNNNNNNNNNNNNNNNNNNNNNNNNNNNNNNNNNNNNNNNNNNNNNNNNNNNNNNNNNNNNNNNNNNNNNNNNNNNNNNNNNNNNNNNNNNNNNNNNNNNNNNNNNNNNNNNNNNNNNNNNNNNNNNNNNNNNNNNNNNNNNNNNNNNNNNNNNNNNNNNNNNNNNNNNNNNNNNNNNNNNNNNNNNNNNNNNNNNNNNNNNNNNNNNNNNNNNNNNNNNNNNNNNNNNNNNNNNNNNNNNNNNNNNNNNNNNNNNNNNNNNNNNNNNNNNNNNNNNNNNNNNNNNNNNNNNNNNNNNNNNNNNNNNNNNNNNNNNNNNNNNNNNNNNNNNNNNNNNNNNNNNNNNNNNNNNNNNNNNNNNNNNNNNNNNNNNNNNNNNNNNNNNNNNNNNNNNNNNNNNNNNNNNNNNNNNNNNNNNNNNNNNNNNNNNNNNNNNNNNNNNNNNNNNNNNNNNNNNNNNNNNNNNNNNNNNNNNNNNNNNNNNNNNNNNNNNNNNNNNNNNNNNNNNNNNNNNNNNNNNNNNNNNNNNNNNNNNNNNNNNNNNNNNNNNNNNNNNNNNNNNNNNNNNNNNNNNNNNNNNNNNNNNNNNNNNNNNNNNNNNNNNNNNNNNNNNNNNNNNNNNNNNNNNNNNNNNNNNNNNNNNNNNNNNNNNNNNNNNNNNNNNNNNNNNNNNNNNNNNNNNNNNNNNNNNNNNNNNNNNNNNNNNNNNNNNNNNNNNNNNNNNNNNNNNNNNNNNNNNNNNNNNNNNNNNNNNNNNNNNNNNNNNNNNNNNNNNNNNNNNNNNNNNNNNNNNNNNNNNNNNNNNNNNNNNNNNNNNNNNNNNNNNNNNNNNNNNNNNNNNNNNNNNNNNNNNNNNNNNNNNNNNNNNNNNNNNNNNNNNNNNNNNNNNNNNNNNNNNNNNNNNNNNNNNNNNNNNNNNNNNNNNNNNNNNNNNNNNNNNNNNNNNNNNNNNNNNNNNNNNNNNNNNNNNNNNNNNNNNNNNNNNNNNNNNNNNNNNNNNNNNNNNNNNNNNNNNNNNNNNNNNNNNNNNNNNNNNNNNNNNNNNNNNNNNNNNNNNNNNNNNNNNNNNNNNNNNNNNNNNNNNNNNNNNNNNNNNNNNNNNNNNNNNNNNNNNNNNNNNNNNNNNNNNNNNNNNNNNNNNNNNNNNNNNNNNNNNNNNNNNNNNNNNNNNNNNNNNNNNNNNNNNNNNNNNNNNNNNNNNNNNNNNNNNNNNNNNNNNNNNNNNNNNNNNNNNNNNNNNNNNNNNNNNNNNNNNNNNNNNNNNNNNNNNNNNNNNNNNNNNNNNNNNNNNNNNNNNNNNNNNNNNNNNNNNNNNNNNNNNNNNNNNNNNNNNNNNNNNNNNNNNNNNNNNNNNNNNNNNNNNNNNNNNNNNNNNNNNNNNNNNNNNNNNNNNNNNNNNNNNNNNNNNNNNNNNNNNNNNNNNNNNNNNNNNNNNNNNNNNNNNNNNNNNNNNNNNNNNNNNNNNNNNNNNNNNNNNNNNNNNNNNNNNNNNNNNNNNNNNNNNNNNNNNNNNNNNNNNNNNNNNNNNNNNNNNNNNNNNNNNNNNNNNNNNNNNNNNNNNNNNNNNNNNNNNNNNNNNNNNNNNNNNNNNNNNNNNNNNNNNNNNNNNNNNNNNNNNNNNNNNNNNNNNNNNNNNNNNNNNNNNNNNNNNNNNNNNNNNNNNNNNNNNNNNNNNNNNNNNNNNNNNNNNNNNNNNNNNNNNNNNNNNNNNNNNNNNNNNNNNNNNNNNNNNNNNNNNNNNNNNNNNNNNNNNNNNNNNNNNNNNNNNNNNNNNNNNNNNNNNNNNNNNNNNNNNNNNNNNNNNNNNNNNNNNNNNNNNNNNNNNNNNNNNNNNNNNNNNNNNNNNNNNNNNNNNNNNNNNNNNNNNNNNNNNNNNNNNNNNNNNNNNNNNNNNNNNNNNNNNNNNNNNNNNNNNNNNNNNNNNNNNNNNNNNNNNNNNNNNNNNNNNNNNNNNNNNNNNNNNNNNNNNNNNNNNNNNNNNNNNNNNNNNNNNNNNNNNNNNNNNNNNNNNNNNNNNNNNNNNNNNNNNNNNNNNNNNNNNNNNNNNNNNNNNNNNNNNNNNNNNNNNNNNNNNNNNNNNNNNNNNNNNNNNNNNNNNNNNNNNNNNNNNNNNNNNNNNNNNNNNNNNNNNNNNNNNNNNNNNNNNNNNNNNNNNNNNNNNNNNNNNNNNNNNNNNNNNNNNNNNNNNNNNNNNNNNNNNNNNNNNNNNNNNNNNNNNNNNNNNNNNNNNNNNNNNNNNNNNNNNNNNNNNNNNNNNNNNNNNNNNNNNNNNNNNNNNNNNNNNNNNNNNNNNNNNNNNNNNNNNNNNNNNNNNNNNNNNNNNNNNNNNNNNNNNNNNNNNNNNNNNNNNNNNNNNNNNNNNNNNNNNNNNNNNNNNNNNNNNNNNNNNNNNNNNNNNNNNNNNNNNNNNNNNNNNNNNNNNNNNNNNNNNNNNNNNNNNNNNNNNNNNNNNNNNNNNNNNNNNNNNNNNNNNNNNNNNNNNNNNNNNNNNNNNNNNNNNNNNNNNNNNNNNNNNNNNNNNNNNNNNNNNNNNNNNNNNNNNNNNNNNNNNNNNNNNNNNNNNNNNNNNNNNNNNNNNNNNNNNNNNNNNNNNNNNNNNNNNNNNNNNNNNNNNNNNNNNNNNNNNNNNNNNNNNNNNNNNNNNNNNNNNNNNNNNNNNNNNNNNNNNNNNNNNNNNNNNNNNNNNNNNNNNNNNNNNNNNNNNNNNNNNNNNNNNNNNNNNNNNNNNNNNNNNNNNNNNNNNNNNNNNNNNNNNNNNNNNNNNNNNNNNNNNNNNNNNNNNNNNNNNNNNNNNNNNNNNNNNNNNNNNNNNNNNNNNNNNNNNNNNNNNNNNNNNNNNNNNNNNNNNNNNNNNNNNNNNNNNNNNNNNNNNNNNNNNNNNNNNNNNNNNNNNNNNNNNNNNNNNNNNNNNNNNNNNNNNNNNNNNNNNNNNNNNNNNNNNNNNNNNNNNNNNNNNNNNNNNNNNNNNNNNNNNNNNNNNNNNNNNNNNNNNNNNNNNNNNNNNNNNNNNNNNNNNNNNNNNNNNNNNNNNNNNNNNNNNNNNNNNNNNNNNNNNNNNNNNNNNNNNNNNNNNNNNNNNNNNNNNNNNNNNNNNNNNNNNNNNNNNNNNNNNNNNNNNNNNNNNNNNNNNNNNNNNNNNNNNNNNNNNNNNNNNNNNNNNNNNNNNNNNNNNNNNNNNNNNNNNNNNNNNNNNNNNNNNNNNNNNNNNNNNNNNNNNNNNNNNNNNNNNNNNNNNNNNNNNNNNNNNNNNNNNNNNNNNNNNNNNNNNNNNNNNNNNNNNNNNNNNNNNNNNNNNNNNNNNNNNNNNNNNNNNNNNNNNNNNNNNNNNNNNNNNNNNNNNNNNNNNNNNNNNNNNNNNNNNNNNNNNNNNNNNNNNNNNNNNNNNNNNNNNNNNNNNNNNNNNNNNNNNNNNNNNNNNNNNNNNNNNNNNNNNNNNNNNNNNNNNNNNNNNNNNNNNNNNNNNNNNNNNNNNNNNNNNNNNNNNNNNNNNNNNNNNNNNNNNNNNNNNNNNNNNNNNNNNNNNNNNNNNNNNNNNNNNNNNNNNNNNNNNNNNNNNNNNNNNNNNNNNNNNNNNNNNNNNNNNNNNNNNNNNNNNNNNNNNNNNNNNNNNNNNNNNNNNNNNNNNNNNNNNNNNNNNNNNNNNNNNNNNNNNNNNNNNNNNNNNNNNNNNNNNNNNNNNNNNNNNNNNNNNNNNNNNNNNNNNNNNNNNNNNNNNNNNNNNNNNNNNNNNNNNNNNNNNNNNNNNNNNNNNNNNNNNNNNNNNNNNNNNNNNNNNNNNNNNNNNNNNNNNNNNNNNNNNNNNNNNNNNNNNNNNNNNNNNNNNNNNNNNNNNNNNNNNNNNNNNNNNNNNNNNNNNNNNNNNNNNNNNNNNNNNNNNNNNNNNNNNNNNNNNNNNNNNNNNNNNNNNNNNNNNNNNNNNNNNNNNNNNNNNNNNNNNNNNNNNNNNNNNNNNNNNNNNNNNNNNNNNNNNNNNNNNNNNNNNNNNNNNNNNNNNNNNNNNNNNNNNNNNNNNNNNNNNNNNNNNNNNNNNNNNNNNNNNNNNNNNNNNNNNNNNNNNNNNNNNNNNNNNNNNNNNNNNNNNNNNNNNNNNNNNNNNNNNNNNNNNNNNNNNNNNNNNNNNNNNNNNNNNNNNNNNNNNNNNNNNNNNNNNNNNNNNNNNNNNNNNNNNNNNNNNNNNNNNNNNNNNNNNNNNNNNNNNNNNNNNNNNNNNNNNNNNNNNNNNNNNNNNNNNNNNNNNNNNNNNNNNNNNNNNNNNNNNNNNNNNNNNNNNNNNNNNNNNNNNNNNNNNNNNNNNNNNNNNNNNNNNNNNNNNNNNNNNNNNNNNNNNNNNNNNNNNNNNNNNNNNNNNNNNNNNNNNNNNNNNNNNNNNNNNNNNNNNNNNNNNNNNNNNNNNNNNNNNNNNNNNNNNNNNNNNNNNNNNNNNNNNNNNNNNNNNNNNNNNNNNNNNNNNNNNNNNNNNNNNNNNNNNNNNNNNNNNNNNNNNNNNNNNNNNNNNNNNNNNNNNNNNNNNNNNNNNNNNNNNNNNNNNNNNNNNNNNNNNNNNNNNNNNNNNNNNNNNNNNNNNNNNNNNNNNNNNNNNNNNNNNNNNNNNNNNNNNNNNNNNNNNNNNNNNNNNNNNNNNNNNNNNNNNNNNNNNNNNNNNNNNNNNNNNNNNNNNNNNNNNNNNNNNNNNNNNNNNNNNNNNNNNNNNNNNNNNNNNNNNNNNNNNNNNNNNNNNNNNNNNNNNNNNNNNNNNNNNNNNNNNNNNNNNNNNNNNNNNNNNNNNNNNNNNNNNNNNNNNNNNNNNNNNNNNNNNNNNNNNNNNNNNNNNNNNNNNNNNNNNNNNNNNNNNNNNNNNNNNNNNNNNNNNNNNNNNNNNNNNNNNNNNNNNNNNNNNNNNNNNNNNNNNNNNNNNNNNNNNNNNNNNNNNNNNNNNNNNNNNNNNNNNNNNNNNNNNNNNNNNNNNNAGGGGGTTCCCCTCTCTATTGCCCCCCGCCATTTCTGTTAATGCAGATTAGATTAAATGAGGGAGGCAGCGTAACTGGGCTGTGCGCCTCTTGAAGCGAGGGAGGCAGGCTCTGGCCTGTGAAGTGGGGCTGGCGGGGGGCTGGGGGGGGCACGTTCTGAGGATCAGACTAGATCTCTGGGCTCATCCCTTTCCATCAATAACCCGTTGGGGCTCAGATCATAGGGCCGGTCCTCTGGGGCTAGAAGGGCCCTTGggtccaaccccctcactttaaagaggaggaaactgaggcacagggaagtGAGGAAGTGCCCAGACTTCGCAGAGTCTGGATcggaactcaggtcctccccaTTCAAATTCAGCGTTCTTTCCACTCTCCCCCGCTGCCCGGGAAGCCCTTCCTACTCCCCGGCTCTGGGGTTTTCTGCAGAAGGTTTCGTGCGGGGTCCGCAGCCTGGCGCACGGCACCGTAGAGCTGGACGGGCTTTGGGGGTGACGGGTCACCCCGGCTCTCTACCGAGCTCCTGGGGGACGGGGCTGGGCTCCGGCGTCGCTTGGGCTGCCCAGCACTCGCAGCAGAACCCGGCCCACAGAAAGCGCCGAACGCGGGCTGAACGGCGACGGCCCCCCTCACGTGCGCCCAGCTCTGGGGCTGCCTCCCTCGGCCCCCGCAATGAGAACGTCTGCATCTCGCGCTCGGTTTATGAGAACTTTTATTTTCTGCGGACGGTAAAATACGGATTCTGTCTCTGTAGGGGACCAGCATGTCCCGTTTCCTTAAATAACAAAAttcctaaaaatatatattaaatcgTGTACAGTGTGTCACACTCCAGCTTATAGCTTCCAATGCACCACGTTTCTATCTCATTCCCAAAGGCAAGAGCGTATTTACAGGTCAAGCTCTGCCCCCCAGGAGCCTGGCCCCCCCAGGAGCCTGGCCCCCCCCCAGGAGCCTCGGTCCTCCGCAGGAGCCTGGCCCCCCCCAGGAGCCTCGGTCCCCTGTAGGAGCCTGGCCCCCCCCCAGGAGCCTCGGTCCCCGGGGAGCCTGGCCCCCCCCAGGAGCCTTGGCCCCCCCCCAGGAGTCTTGGCCCCCCCAGGAgcctcagccccccccccccaggagccTGGTCCCCCCCAGGAGCCTCGGACCCCCCAGAGCGCACGAAGGCAGCGGGCAGGGAGAGCCCCAATGGCTGGCCCCCCCCTTTTGCTTTGTGGGCCTCGGGCCGGGTCACCCAAAGGACGAAGGGGCAGTCGGCCCAAGGGGGGCACCCAGCTGAGAGCTCcccagggaggaggagaaggtaaAGGGGGGCTCCCGAGGGGACGAGGAGGGCAGACATTCCACCCTGGACACCCAGCCTCGGAGGGTCCTCGAGGAAGGGGAAAGCAGGCCGGCCAAAGGCTGCTCTTCCTCTAAGTGCTTCTGGAGGGCCCCCccggcccccccacccccaaccctgcCAGAAGGCCCCAGGAGAGGACACGGAGAGCCGGGAGGGGGTCTGCCGTGCTGCCCGCCTCTGGCCGACAAAGGCCTGCCGTCCCTCTCCTGCGGCCTCTGGGGGGCCGCAGGGCTGAACCCCCAACCCCAGAGCTGCTCTGGGGGGCCTCGCATTCTGGCTGTTCTGGTTCCTGGGCGGGCTCCCGGCCTCGCCCCTGCGTGCGTGGGGGAGGACGTGGAGGAGGCCCGCACCGTGCCGGGGTTCGCAAGCGGATCCAGGAGCACCGCGAGGAGCCCGGCGGTCTGGCCGAGGGTCCTGGGAGGGGGCGTCCCAGCTCTTCCTCTGTCCTCGCTCCACGGACGAGGCCTCCAGGGAGGGAGCCCGGCGAGGCGCCCAGCCGGGCTCTGGCCTCACGGAGCAGCAGGCGGGAGCAGGGCCGGCGTCCCGGGCCCGACCACGTGCAGGCACCGTGCGGCGTCTCCTTTCGCAGGGCTCAGGACCCGCGCCACGTGCCAACGCTGCCGGGCAGGGACGGGGGAGCGACACGCCCGCCGGAAGTGGGGGGAAGGTGGCTCCCAGACCCGCCGGGGAGCTCTCCCAGGtcaccccctcccccctccccgggGCCGGGCAGAGGATGGGGATGGTGGCGCCCGGCAGGCTCCGGCGGTGGGCCGGGCCTCAGTCGCCCACCAGGGGGTTGCGGTCATCGGGCTGGCTCTGGCCGCGGAGCTTCTTCTTGAAGATGGAGACGGACGTGGCGGGCTCGTAGAAGATGCTCCAGATCTCTCCCCGGCGCGCGGGCCTGGCGGCAGTCCCTGAGCTCCCCGGCGGCGGCCATGCGCTGGGCCCCTGCGACACACACGTGGGTCGTCCTGGGCCCAGCAGCCGCCGCTCCGCCTGAGGGGGAGGCCCGGACTTCCCAGAGAAGACTCTGAGCAGGAAGTCATAAAGGGGCCGGCCTTGGGCGATgctcgtcccccccccccccccccccccccccccccccccccgtgaggGCCGGAGAGGGCCTGCCTCCAGGCGGGCTCCCGCCTTCCTCCCCCTCCCGCTGCCGAGCCCCACTTACTTGTAGGTGACGTGCAGGAGGGCCTTGGCCAGGGACGGCCGTCACGGTGAGGATGAGGAGGCTGGCGAGGCCGTACATCGTCCACCCTGAGGACGGCAGAGGCGTTGGGGAAGGCCCGGGCCTCCGTGTCCCCTTCAGGCCCTGCTTCCTGGGGGCCCTCCAGACCCATGACCGGCGCCGTTCTCCAACGCACCGGGGCCTCGCTACAAAGAGCTGCTTGGGACCAGGGGGCACCgccgggggggcgggggggggggcgctCGGGCCTTCTGAGTTCCAGTCCTCGCTCCGCCCCTCGTCTGGGGTCACTTCCAAGACTCGGGGGCGCGGCTGTCCGAGATCCCTCGGCTCCGGCCCCCTGGTCTGCGCACCCTCCGCTAGGCCGCGACTCAATCTAAAAAGTCCTACTTGTGCCGGGCGCTGCGCCCGCCTCGAGGAGCCCTCGGTGCCCCCCCAGCCGGGCGAGGGGAAGTAGCCGAGGGGAGGCACCCAGGGGTCCAGGCTGAGGGCTTCCGGGGCCCCTGGTGGCTGCGGAGGGGGAAGGACGGGGGGAGGGCCTACCTGGGACGGCGCGGGGAGGGTGGCTGGGGCTGGTCGTGATGACGTAGAGCACCTTGGAGGCGCGCGCCGCGCTGGCGCTCAGGTTGCTCTGCTCCGTGATGCCCTCGGCCAGGCTCTGGTTGCGGGGTGGGCCCCCACCGCAGGCACCTCCTCCTGGAGCGCTGAGAGCCCGAGAagggggggggtgagggaggaACTCGGGGTCCCCCCGGCCTGCGCCCCAGGGAGCAGGGAAGCCAGGACCAACCCCGGGGTCTGGGACGAGCAGGCCCCGCGGCGGGGGCTCACCCTGGTAGAGGACGGCGAAGCCCTGGGCCTGGTTGACGCGGTCCGAGAAGAAGTACAGGATGACGAAGTCCAGGGACACGTTGAAGGCCGGGGGAGGCCGGTGGCGGCCGCCGAAGCGCGCCAGGACGCGGTGGCTGTAGCCGTCCAGCAGCTCCACCATGTCGGCCGCGTCGCGGATGTCGAAGAGGGTGAAGTTGAAGAGGATGCGCGCGGCGCCGGCGACGCGGATGGTCCAGTAGCAGGCGCGCCCCGTGGCGTAGTTGTCGGGGAAGTCGGGCGAGTAGATGACGGAGGAGGCGGCCGTGTAGTTGCCCCCCGCAGGCTCCGATGAGGGCTGCCAGAGGGAGGCGACGTgtcgggggagggggggggagggagggggcgcCTCCGCCTGACCCCGTGGCTCGAGGGAAGGGCAGGCTGGGGGGggccctccccccactcccaaaCAGCCACAAGGGGGGATTGTAGACAAGGAGGCCGCCGGCCTCACTCTCCCAGCCTGCTCTACCCAGGTGGGGTCCCGGGGGCGGGTTCCGATCCTGCCTCTGCCACCGCCTGGCTGCCCCCCAGCCTTCTCCAGCCTACGTGGCCCACCcagaggggttcagggaccgagAGGAGGTGGGGCTGGAGCGGGCTGTGGACCACCCGCGCCGATCAGACGTGAGCTATCAGGACAAACACTTTCCAAAGGATGTGTGAAGACCCAACAGGAAGCGTCCAAAGACCAGGAGCAACgaggtggcccagtggacagagctctggggcctggcctcagaaagacctgagttcaaatccagcctcacccCTTCCAGCTGGGGGACCAGGTGAGTCACTTCCGCCacccgcctcagtttcctcagctataaaatggacaCCCTACGAGCCCCTCAGCACAGGGGCTCCCCTGCCTCCCTCCACACTTGTCAGGGGCTGAGCTCGGGAGCAGAGGCAGCACTTGAACCCCTCCCCCTCGGGTCTCAGGCGCTGCCGTTCCCGGACACAATTCCGTGGGAATGTGGCCCCCCAGAGCATCCGAGCTCTTCTCTGCAGAGGCCCCCTCCCCGGCCCCCCGTAGAAGCCCGGCCGAGTCCTCTGGGGACAGACGTCCATCAGACACAGGCCCAGACAGGCCGGGTCAGCCGGGGCGGAGCAGCAGGGgcgtccccccccccccggtaCCCCCCACTCACTGTCGAAGAGGATGATGCGCCCGTCGCCGCCGCAGGGCTGGGTGTGATCCCCGAAGCAGATGCTGTTGCACTCGGTGCTCGCCGTCTCCCCGTACTTCCAGTAATCGGGGTTGTTGCCGCAGAAACAGGCGTAACCGGATTCCATCCCAGCAAACTGTGGGGAGAGAAGCCCAGGCCCAGGGGACGGGGCGCCGCTCAGAGCCGAGCTCCCGGGGCGGAAGGAAGGGCCCGGGAGGAGGCCCGACCCTCCAGGAGAGGCCTCCAGGGGGCCTGGGCCACGGGCCTCCCTTAGAGCCCAGGCTCCGGGCGGCCTCCCGCTCAAGCCCGGCCGTGGGGTGAGGCGCCACATTTGGGGGGCGTCTTTGGCCAGGTCCAAAAGGCTGGGGAGGGGCCTGGGGCGTTTAGGGGTCCTCTAGGTAGGAGGGCTTAGCCAGGGGGACCCACGGGAGGAAGTCCGAGGAAGGAGGGCCTCAGGGCCCGAGCCTCGAGAGGGAGCTCCCCACCAGTCCCTCTCAGGGGAGTCGCTGTTGGGCCAGAAGCGGCAGAGTAGGGGTGACGGGCCCGGCAGGGGGACCCCCCAATCTTTGCCAGAGTTAATGAACGACTCTCGGCCCCCCTCATTAGACAAGAGCGCTGCTCGGGCCGGCCAGGACACCCAGAAGCCCCTGGGGCGGGCCCACGTGGCGTCACCTTGAACTTCTGGCTCCGGCAGAAACTGATGCAGTTCTGGATGGTGAGCTTGTTGGACGTCTTGCTGGTTCCGGTCAGAGGCGGCGGGTTCCCGAGGTCTCGGTAGCAGCCCAGATTTCCAGGCACTGAAAGAAAAAACATGCAAAGGATCCCCGAGTGGCCCAGACGGGCTCCCAGGAGCCTCGGCAGACCCGGGAAGGGCCCGTAGCGGAGGGCGGACCCGAGAACCAGAACCAGGCGGGGGACGGAGCAGGGGCCAGCAGGGGCCAGCAGGGCAGAGGATTGGCCCGAGGCCCCCCGGCAGGACACAGACAGGTTCCACGGTTCTGGGTGGCAGAAGCTCCCCGCCTCTGCCCCTACCAAGCCAAGCCAGAGCCGCAAGCCTGACCCAAAGGCAAAGGCGCACTAGAGGAGGAGCCTTTGACAGGAGGCGCCGGGAGTACCGGGGAAAGCCCTGGTAAGAGCAGTGACGCGGCCCGGGAGCAGCACCCGCTGGCCTTGGCCTCCATGAGATCAGCCaccttttacaaaggaggaaactgaggcccccatTCCCCCAGCaacttctgagaggggaaggactTGTCCAGTCCTCCAGGCAGGAAGGGGGCCCCATTGGGGGACGAGCGGATTGTCCTCTGGAGGCCCAGACTAGCAGGGCTGTCCTCGGCCAGGAAGTCTCCCCACAAGGGAGAGGGGTTTCCCAGAAGAGTCTGGTGACTCATGTTGGCGTCTCCTGACCTCAGATCGAGCCTGCTAGGGAAATGATTCCCGCAGAGTCATCCAGGGAATAGGCAGAGGCTCAGAGACTTGAACCTGGCCCCTGCACcccagcccccctcccccttagCAGCTCCCCCCGAGTTCTGACGACGCAGCGAGACCTCCCTGAGGCCTGGTCTCCGGACCAGCCAGGCTCGGAGCCGTCTCGTTCACGGGGGACGGTTATGCTGGCACCCCAGACGTGGCTCTTTCATTCCTAAGTGTGGGGGACCCCACAAGCCGGCTGGCCCCTTGCCTGGGAGCATCAATGGCAGACAGACAACTTGGCTTGGAGGCCGCACTCTCGGAAGGCGGACAGGAGGGAGGCCCAGCCCACCGCTGAGCCCCCTGAATGACCCTTCTTCCTCCTATCCCACCCAGAAGGGCCAGCAGCCTCGGGGGGGACACAGGGTGCTGGGTGGAAGGTGCAGTGTTCCTGGGAAGGGGAGGTTTGTTTGGGAAGTGGGGGGATTTCAGGCCACTGAAAGAAGGTTCAAACAAAGGCAGTGGGGTTGGATGTGAAGTCACAAGacgtgggtttgaatcctggcagCCTCTGCCTGGAGAccccttccttcctcaatgagcTTGGCACCTGGCTTCTATACTAGGGGCTGCCACAGACCTACTGACTCTCCCTCCAATGCCCTGAGCACTCAGTTCCTCCACCTCATCTCCTCCCACGAGCTCCCCCTCCATCGCACCTCAGCCCAGGCACTCACAAATATGGCGCCTCCATGTCGGAGAAATCTGGAATCCACtggctttcc
This sequence is a window from Monodelphis domestica isolate mMonDom1 chromosome 3, mMonDom1.pri, whole genome shotgun sequence. Protein-coding genes within it:
- the KREMEN1 gene encoding LOW QUALITY PROTEIN: kremen protein 1 (The sequence of the model RefSeq protein was modified relative to this genomic sequence to represent the inferred CDS: deleted 4 bases in 3 codons), with protein sequence MAPPAARLALLSAALALAARPGPGPGEAPECFTANGVDYRGRQNWTAPHGGKACLFWNETFQHPYNTLKYPHGEGGLGDHNYCRNPDGDVSPWCYVAEHEDGVYWKFCEIPACQMPGNLGCYRDLGNPPPLTGTSKTSNKLTIQNCISFCRSQKFKFAGMESGYACFCGNNPDYWKYGETASTECNSICFGDHTQPCGGDGRIILFDTLIGACGGNYTAASSVIYSPDFPDNYATGRACYWTIRVAGAARILFNFTLFDIRDAADMVELLDGYSHRVLARFGGRHRPPPAFNVSLDFVILYFFSDRVNQAQGFAVLYQALQEEVPAGGPPRNQSLAEGITEQSNLSASAARASKVLYVITTSPSHPPRAVPGWTMYGLASLLILTVTAVPGQGPPARHLQSLLWEVRASPSGGAAAAGPRTTHVCVAGAQRMAAAGELRDCRQPARRGEIWSIFYEPATSVSIFKKKLRGQSQPDDRNPLVGD